Proteins encoded in a region of the Candidatus Moanabacter tarae genome:
- the yhdN_1 gene encoding Aldo-keto reductase YhdN, whose protein sequence is MDNKLEKRTLGLTGLKLTKLGYGSAVGMGRSDGPSSEDAERLLNAVLDAGINFIDTAPDYGDAEKFIGNSISHRRSEYFLATKCGCNIDANGQRMDPGHLWTADRIRINIEQSLERMKTDYVDLLQMHNPTVEDVEKGELVDILQEIRQAGKTRFIGVSSTAPHLLTFARMGVFDSFQIPYSALERQHERMIEEAALLGAGIIIRGGIAQGHKMREERSSVWEKAQLDELIGGMSRHEFVLRFTLTHPECHTTIVGTGNANHLQANIATAKNGTLPSGIYEEAKRRLSQIGEGPEG, encoded by the coding sequence ATGGACAATAAATTGGAAAAGAGAACTCTCGGTCTCACTGGCCTGAAATTGACAAAGCTTGGCTATGGATCAGCCGTAGGTATGGGGCGCAGCGACGGTCCAAGTAGTGAAGATGCAGAACGATTACTCAATGCGGTTCTCGATGCAGGAATCAACTTTATCGATACGGCGCCGGACTACGGGGATGCCGAAAAGTTTATCGGGAACTCCATCAGCCATAGGCGGAGTGAGTACTTCTTAGCAACAAAATGCGGCTGTAATATTGATGCCAACGGGCAGCGTATGGATCCAGGGCATCTCTGGACGGCTGACCGGATCCGCATAAATATCGAACAGAGTTTAGAGCGAATGAAAACCGATTACGTCGATTTGTTACAGATGCATAACCCGACTGTTGAGGATGTTGAAAAGGGTGAGCTTGTTGATATACTACAGGAAATTCGGCAAGCCGGTAAAACGCGTTTTATCGGGGTCTCCTCCACTGCTCCGCACCTTCTCACGTTCGCGCGAATGGGTGTTTTTGATAGCTTCCAGATCCCCTACTCAGCTTTGGAGAGACAGCATGAGCGGATGATCGAGGAGGCAGCTCTTCTGGGGGCGGGAATCATTATCCGAGGTGGAATAGCTCAAGGCCATAAAATGAGGGAGGAGCGATCTTCAGTTTGGGAAAAGGCCCAACTTGATGAATTGATTGGGGGGATGAGTCGGCACGAATTTGTGCTCCGTTTCACCCTGACGCATCCTGAATGTCACACCACCATCGTGGGGACGGGGAATGCCAATCACCTCCAGGCTAATATCGCTACAGCCAAGAACGGTACGCTGCCTTCTGGTATTTACGAGGAGGCCAAGAGGCGTCTTTCTCAGATTGGGGAAGGGCCGGAGGGGTAA
- the stoA gene encoding Sporulation thiol-disulfide oxidoreductase A, whose protein sequence is MVFHPLKIMTKSLKFRVVAFALPTMLLGLNSLFSTENAMIPKETELAYRVKALEERLEQLEKTLGQKNTKEELEARARIDFSAIRALVAEDKFDNAKSELERFLRSYDDPRTTPAAQSLAKELSVIGSHVPATWGIDKWFQGGESALKSRQEPTLLVFWETWCVYCRQQLPEIQALYEELKAEGLEIVGLTTVSGSATERGVQKIINRFNLSFPVAKEDGSIGKTFVVSGIPMAAVFKEGTIIWRGHPGRLTQKKIRSWL, encoded by the coding sequence ATGGTTTTCCACCCTTTGAAGATTATGACAAAATCACTTAAATTTCGGGTTGTAGCCTTCGCTCTGCCGACGATGTTGCTAGGGCTTAATTCATTGTTTTCAACAGAGAATGCAATGATTCCTAAGGAAACGGAACTTGCTTACCGCGTTAAAGCTCTCGAGGAGCGGCTGGAGCAGTTGGAGAAAACATTAGGACAAAAAAACACAAAAGAGGAATTAGAGGCCAGGGCCAGAATAGATTTCTCTGCCATTAGAGCTCTTGTTGCAGAAGATAAATTCGATAACGCGAAGTCGGAACTGGAACGATTTCTAAGAAGTTACGATGATCCTCGTACTACTCCAGCAGCTCAGTCTTTGGCTAAGGAATTATCTGTTATAGGCTCTCATGTCCCTGCGACATGGGGAATTGACAAATGGTTTCAAGGTGGAGAATCAGCCTTAAAAAGCCGCCAGGAACCAACCCTCCTTGTTTTTTGGGAAACCTGGTGTGTTTATTGCCGACAGCAGTTGCCTGAAATCCAAGCTCTTTATGAAGAATTGAAAGCAGAAGGCTTGGAGATCGTTGGGCTAACAACTGTGAGCGGAAGCGCTACCGAGCGAGGTGTGCAGAAAATAATTAACCGATTTAATCTATCTTTTCCTGTCGCGAAGGAAGATGGTAGCATAGGGAAGACATTCGTAGTGTCAGGAATTCCGATGGCGGCAGTCTTCAAGGAGGGTACAATCATTTGGCGAGGCCACCCTGGTCGTCTTACTCAGAAAAAGATCAGATCCTGGCTTTGA
- the gloA_1 gene encoding Lactoylglutathione lyase, with protein MINKIHKIGIVTDNIEDAVDFYTQKLGLKVTERFSNEGDEDYVFLDAGGIILELMPQRTMGVAPGVHHISFKVDNLGIATQRLREQGVSITKEPIDVGGDTGISLSFFEGPNNLNLQLYSREERTT; from the coding sequence ATGATAAACAAAATCCACAAAATCGGGATCGTAACCGATAATATCGAAGATGCAGTTGATTTCTACACGCAGAAACTTGGGCTGAAGGTTACAGAACGATTCAGTAATGAAGGCGACGAGGATTACGTCTTTTTAGATGCTGGAGGAATCATCTTGGAGTTGATGCCACAAAGGACTATGGGCGTAGCTCCTGGAGTCCATCATATCTCTTTTAAGGTAGACAATTTAGGAATAGCTACACAGAGATTGAGGGAGCAAGGCGTTTCTATTACCAAAGAACCTATAGATGTAGGAGGTGATACTGGAATTAGCCTCAGTTTTTTTGAAGGTCCGAACAATCTGAACTTACAACTGTATAGTCGCGAAGAACGAACAACATAA
- a CDS encoding hypothetical protein (UPF0173 metal-dependent hydrolase SA1529): MASVKINFIGHASFRYESDKGSVAYFDPWIDNNPTATMKLSQVRKADMVIASHGHNDHIGDSYEICKKTKATFVGNIELCMIAEEVHGLKMESRALPMNPGGTVRVKDAQITMVQGHHSLSLSSNVIGSDLPPGLLFHPDGSANGFVVAYDNGISVYNTGDTCLFSDMQLIGQMYGPQVVIMPVGGKFTMGIREAARAASLIRPDIVIPCHHSSIMGQTADIRELEDAVKFLSPNTEVVDMEAGQTLTFTSSNYRLR, translated from the coding sequence ATGGCATCTGTAAAAATTAATTTTATTGGACACGCTTCTTTTCGATATGAATCTGATAAAGGTTCAGTCGCTTATTTCGATCCCTGGATCGATAACAACCCCACTGCTACGATGAAGCTTAGCCAAGTGAGGAAGGCTGATATGGTCATCGCCAGCCACGGCCACAACGACCACATCGGCGATTCCTATGAGATCTGTAAGAAGACTAAGGCAACATTTGTCGGCAACATAGAGCTCTGCATGATCGCAGAAGAAGTTCACGGGCTGAAGATGGAATCGAGGGCACTACCAATGAACCCTGGTGGTACGGTCAGGGTTAAGGACGCTCAGATTACAATGGTGCAAGGTCACCATTCATTGTCTTTGTCCTCGAACGTGATTGGTTCGGATCTACCGCCTGGATTGCTCTTCCATCCTGACGGCTCCGCCAACGGCTTTGTTGTTGCCTACGATAACGGTATTTCAGTCTACAACACTGGAGACACCTGTCTCTTTAGCGATATGCAACTTATTGGCCAGATGTACGGTCCCCAGGTTGTAATCATGCCGGTGGGCGGAAAGTTTACTATGGGCATCCGTGAAGCAGCTCGGGCGGCGAGCCTTATTAGACCCGACATCGTTATTCCCTGTCACCACAGTTCGATAATGGGACAGACGGCTGATATTAGAGAGCTGGAGGATGCAGTTAAGTTTCTCTCACCTAATACTGAGGTCGTCGACATGGAAGCGGGGCAAACGCTGACTTTCACCTCGAGTAACTATCGATTGCGCTAG
- the amnD gene encoding 2-aminomuconate deaminase: MADAFNAPGVVRPFGIFSSAAWQPEGHVLHVSGHVSQSVDGTIVGRGDMRAQTRQTLKNIRDVLSSAGGTMDDIVKVTVFVTDVTEIEQIHEVRAEFFTKPYPASTLVKVVQLIDPDWLIEIEAIAVIPNHRVRQPAASE; this comes from the coding sequence ATGGCTGATGCATTTAACGCCCCCGGAGTAGTTCGACCGTTCGGGATATTTTCCAGCGCTGCTTGGCAACCAGAAGGGCATGTTTTGCATGTTTCTGGTCATGTTTCTCAGTCCGTCGACGGTACGATAGTTGGCAGGGGTGACATGAGAGCCCAGACGCGGCAGACGCTTAAAAATATTCGGGACGTTCTCTCTTCCGCTGGCGGCACAATGGATGATATCGTAAAGGTAACAGTTTTTGTAACCGATGTCACTGAGATCGAGCAAATCCACGAAGTAAGAGCGGAATTTTTCACGAAGCCCTATCCGGCGAGCACGTTGGTTAAGGTTGTTCAACTTATTGACCCAGATTGGCTGATAGAGATTGAAGCTATTGCTGTTATTCCCAATCACAGAGTTCGGCAACCTGCCGCTAGCGAATGA
- the iolG_1 gene encoding Myo-inositol 2-dehydrogenase translates to MPVRLGFIGLGHIATRAHLPTLKTMADGGRVKLQAFCDMNANLLESQGKEYGVTRLFTDHRAMLEDEELDAVYLCIPPTQHTDEEFQIAKRGIHIFVEKPQTLDIAQAASFNQAISKAGILSQVGFQSRYYSTSEKAAELLTTRIPRHAQVSSFYSGRPIRYWTSRMELCGGTFVENTIHMVDLLRFLLGDIDSVSAFYVDRKPGEGPEPMNLPHVYNVSYRFVSGITANVTISRVLTNVTTSRRDVYLISDDSLIEWAPGKLVENDNTVLEVHPIPNAFAAQAEAFISAIEANDPKLLRSPYQDAMKSLAAVLAANRSAELGGELVHLNRLR, encoded by the coding sequence ATGCCTGTTCGCCTAGGATTTATTGGATTAGGGCATATCGCCACACGGGCTCACCTGCCCACGCTGAAGACGATGGCAGATGGAGGACGCGTCAAGTTACAAGCATTCTGCGATATGAATGCAAATTTGTTGGAGTCCCAAGGGAAGGAATATGGAGTGACCCGTCTCTTCACTGATCACCGGGCCATGCTGGAAGATGAAGAACTAGACGCAGTTTATCTCTGTATTCCTCCAACCCAACACACCGATGAAGAGTTTCAAATCGCAAAACGCGGTATCCACATCTTCGTAGAAAAACCTCAAACTCTCGACATCGCTCAAGCAGCCTCCTTCAATCAGGCAATTTCTAAGGCTGGGATCCTTTCCCAGGTCGGTTTTCAGAGCCGCTATTACTCCACGTCGGAGAAAGCTGCAGAATTGTTGACAACCCGAATTCCACGCCATGCTCAAGTAAGTTCCTTTTACTCTGGCCGGCCTATCCGGTATTGGACAAGCCGGATGGAGCTCTGCGGGGGCACTTTTGTAGAAAACACCATCCATATGGTAGACTTGCTCCGCTTCTTATTAGGCGATATCGATTCGGTTTCCGCCTTTTATGTGGACCGGAAACCAGGCGAAGGCCCGGAGCCAATGAATTTACCCCACGTCTATAACGTGAGCTACAGATTCGTCTCAGGGATCACGGCTAATGTTACGATCTCCCGTGTTCTGACAAACGTAACAACTTCACGTCGAGATGTGTATTTAATCTCCGACGACTCGTTGATTGAATGGGCTCCCGGGAAATTAGTGGAAAATGATAATACTGTTTTGGAGGTCCACCCGATCCCGAATGCTTTTGCGGCTCAAGCCGAAGCGTTCATCTCAGCCATTGAAGCGAACGACCCCAAGCTCTTGCGAAGTCCTTACCAAGATGCTATGAAAAGCTTAGCGGCCGTGCTGGCCGCCAACCGATCGGCGGAACTAGGCGGAGAATTAGTCCATCTAAATCGTTTAAGATAA
- the entS_1 gene encoding Enterobactin exporter EntS: MDFLAVGWITLELTNSPFLVALVKFFRMIPAVLIGSLSGVIIDRFGRRRVILLAQCTQCGVAFAMALFFWTGKAAYWQLAVAAFILGSAWAIDFPARRSLVPDLVGKERTSDAIILGAIATNGARVLGPLAGGLIIQYYGPLGCFLFLSFVWLLPLYFLRKLPKDTIQGGSMSSENSPWKQLMEGFDYARRNQVILAVLLITITMNSLGFPFMTLLPVFARDVFKVEAAGFGFIGMASGLGSLPGILIVYRLKAIIPGGMIYAVGTFGFTLGIFLFALSKSFSISFAMLFIAGIGHSCFGVMQSSLMLTLSSDDMRSRAMGLVVLAIGVSPFGNLLVGTLASEYGAPFAVKLSASLAAFFLILIVLMFPQIWRAGNLNMRKLES; this comes from the coding sequence ATGGATTTTCTGGCTGTTGGGTGGATCACTCTCGAGTTGACCAATTCCCCCTTCCTCGTGGCTTTGGTGAAATTTTTTCGCATGATTCCAGCGGTCCTAATCGGGAGTTTATCGGGGGTAATCATTGATCGCTTCGGTCGACGTCGCGTAATTCTGTTGGCCCAGTGTACTCAATGTGGAGTGGCGTTTGCCATGGCGCTCTTTTTCTGGACAGGTAAAGCTGCTTACTGGCAACTTGCCGTGGCTGCCTTCATATTGGGGTCTGCGTGGGCGATCGACTTTCCTGCCAGGCGTTCCTTAGTCCCTGACCTTGTAGGCAAGGAAAGAACGAGCGACGCTATTATCCTTGGGGCCATCGCGACGAATGGGGCGCGGGTGTTAGGTCCTCTTGCTGGCGGCTTGATCATTCAATACTACGGTCCACTCGGTTGCTTCCTGTTCCTCAGTTTTGTCTGGTTGCTTCCTCTTTACTTCCTAAGGAAATTACCCAAAGATACGATCCAGGGTGGCTCTATGTCTTCGGAGAACTCACCCTGGAAGCAACTCATGGAAGGCTTTGATTATGCCCGACGGAATCAAGTCATTCTTGCAGTTTTGCTCATAACTATTACAATGAACTCCCTCGGGTTTCCTTTCATGACCTTACTCCCTGTTTTCGCCCGTGATGTTTTCAAGGTGGAAGCAGCTGGGTTCGGTTTTATTGGTATGGCATCGGGATTAGGCTCGCTTCCCGGGATTCTTATCGTTTACCGCCTTAAAGCAATTATTCCCGGTGGCATGATTTACGCAGTCGGAACTTTCGGATTTACCCTTGGGATTTTCCTGTTTGCTCTTTCCAAGTCCTTTTCAATTTCCTTCGCAATGCTCTTCATAGCTGGCATCGGACACTCTTGTTTTGGAGTTATGCAAAGTTCGCTTATGCTGACACTTTCAAGCGACGATATGAGAAGCCGGGCTATGGGACTGGTTGTGCTCGCTATCGGGGTCAGCCCCTTTGGCAATCTATTAGTGGGAACTCTGGCTTCAGAATATGGTGCCCCTTTCGCGGTTAAACTTTCGGCCTCTCTTGCAGCATTTTTTCTTATCCTGATCGTCCTCATGTTCCCCCAAATTTGGAGGGCGGGAAATCTGAATATGCGGAAATTAGAGAGTTAG
- the uxuA_1 gene encoding Mannonate dehydratase, with protein sequence MKLAMAGITNEDLKFALQLGATDVVDGGSLPEDKGYYTVEDLRHLSEKVKKQGLKLSVLTALSEEYTYKIKLGLMGRDQQIENWCKTLRNIGEVGIRTLVYNFSLRSWYGNYGLRTNRAMPGRGGSVLTSFNYDDVRNEKEDYWGVPVPELLEVGDEQMWDNVTYFLKAVIPVAEEVGVQMALHPDDPPISPIGQVARIFRNHESLRRLIEIVPSDSNGLTFCTGTIGSMPEDVLGAIRFFGTRGKIFHVHFRNVTGPVPKFSETFIGEGHIDMMEAMKVFHEAGVDVTMVEDHVPVLEDGLIPAKQYRSRAYAYGYIRALLDAVQC encoded by the coding sequence ATGAAACTAGCGATGGCGGGTATTACTAATGAGGATCTCAAATTTGCGTTGCAGTTGGGTGCAACAGACGTGGTCGATGGTGGCTCTCTTCCTGAGGACAAGGGCTATTATACGGTTGAGGATCTGAGACATCTCAGTGAGAAGGTAAAGAAGCAGGGATTGAAGCTCTCGGTTCTTACTGCGTTGTCAGAGGAGTATACTTATAAAATCAAACTGGGCTTAATGGGCAGGGACCAGCAAATAGAAAACTGGTGCAAGACCCTCCGCAATATTGGTGAAGTCGGTATACGGACATTGGTCTACAATTTTTCTCTTCGGAGCTGGTACGGAAACTATGGACTACGGACCAATCGAGCTATGCCGGGAAGGGGCGGTTCTGTACTCACGAGCTTCAATTATGACGATGTCAGGAACGAAAAAGAAGATTACTGGGGAGTTCCGGTTCCCGAGTTGCTGGAAGTAGGCGATGAGCAGATGTGGGATAATGTGACATACTTTCTCAAAGCAGTTATCCCGGTTGCTGAAGAAGTAGGTGTTCAAATGGCTCTTCATCCGGATGACCCTCCTATCTCACCGATTGGTCAGGTTGCAAGGATCTTTCGAAATCATGAATCTTTGCGTCGCCTCATTGAGATTGTTCCAAGCGATTCAAACGGCCTTACCTTTTGTACAGGGACTATTGGATCGATGCCGGAAGACGTTCTAGGAGCCATCCGTTTTTTTGGCACGCGGGGCAAAATTTTCCATGTCCATTTTAGGAATGTAACGGGGCCGGTCCCGAAATTTTCGGAAACATTCATCGGCGAGGGGCACATTGATATGATGGAGGCGATGAAAGTTTTTCATGAAGCCGGGGTTGATGTTACGATGGTGGAGGATCATGTACCAGTTCTGGAAGACGGCTTAATTCCTGCCAAACAATATCGTTCGCGTGCTTACGCCTATGGTTACATAAGGGCACTGCTAGACGCTGTGCAGTGCTAA
- the mscK gene encoding Mechanosensitive channel MscK: protein MSKSLEEINQQVLGGWQSVLSWFTSPKTYAELVFILIAIALAFFLASVGRARIPVFRKPPEEGPLFQLRSLLFRGGVLVFPLLSITFLSVAMGFADSALSQSWLIKFAQGIAVICFLYTILTQFIKSRFLNALAIWIGIPVAILHLFGWLDDITRYLDDVSLTVGNIRLSLYALIRTLIFGSLLFWLGRISNSVGKRAIRNQVSLNAGTREVFAKLFEISLFIVVFLLLLQILGINLTALAVFGGALGVGIGFGLQQIASNFVSGIIILLDRSITIGDHIQLEDGRSGILRELNMRCGVIETYDGKDIMVPNEKFITSSYTNWTHKDPRQRYSLEFQVAYSTDLDLLFDNVRELCTNHPKVLSGDHLAKEFQPDAEIAGFGDSGIDILVEFWMEGIDEGENRVGADLFHAIWRSIQEHGMEIPFPQREVRILGDN from the coding sequence ATGTCGAAATCACTGGAAGAAATTAACCAACAGGTCCTCGGCGGCTGGCAATCAGTCCTGAGCTGGTTTACCAGCCCGAAGACGTATGCCGAGCTGGTTTTCATTCTGATAGCCATTGCCTTGGCATTTTTCTTGGCCTCTGTCGGAAGAGCTCGAATCCCTGTCTTCCGCAAACCACCGGAAGAAGGTCCCCTTTTTCAGCTACGCTCCTTACTCTTTCGTGGAGGCGTTTTAGTATTTCCCCTTCTCAGCATTACGTTTCTTAGCGTAGCGATGGGTTTTGCAGATTCAGCCCTGTCTCAGAGCTGGCTGATTAAGTTCGCTCAAGGAATTGCCGTTATCTGCTTCCTCTACACTATACTAACTCAGTTCATTAAGAGTCGATTCCTTAATGCCCTCGCCATCTGGATCGGGATTCCAGTCGCAATTCTGCATCTATTTGGGTGGTTGGACGATATTACGAGATATCTCGACGACGTAAGTTTAACCGTTGGGAATATCCGACTGTCGCTTTATGCGCTCATTCGAACACTAATTTTTGGTTCTCTCCTCTTCTGGCTTGGCAGAATCTCCAACAGCGTAGGGAAAAGGGCCATACGGAATCAGGTATCGCTAAACGCAGGCACTCGAGAAGTGTTTGCTAAATTGTTTGAGATTTCACTCTTTATCGTCGTTTTCCTGCTCTTACTTCAAATATTAGGAATTAACCTGACCGCACTAGCGGTTTTTGGTGGAGCACTGGGGGTTGGAATCGGCTTCGGCTTGCAACAGATCGCCTCCAATTTTGTCTCCGGAATTATCATTTTGCTCGATCGGTCTATCACAATTGGCGACCACATCCAGCTCGAAGATGGACGCTCTGGAATCTTGCGCGAACTGAATATGCGATGTGGTGTAATTGAGACCTACGATGGGAAAGACATCATGGTTCCGAATGAGAAATTTATTACTTCTTCATATACCAATTGGACGCACAAAGATCCTAGGCAGCGCTATTCCCTGGAGTTCCAGGTAGCATACTCAACTGATTTGGATCTCCTGTTTGATAATGTCAGGGAGTTGTGCACCAACCATCCCAAGGTCTTGAGCGGAGACCATCTTGCAAAGGAATTCCAGCCTGATGCTGAAATTGCTGGGTTTGGTGATTCAGGGATCGACATTCTAGTAGAGTTCTGGATGGAAGGAATCGATGAAGGCGAAAATCGGGTAGGGGCCGATCTATTCCACGCGATATGGCGTTCGATCCAAGAACATGGTATGGAAATTCCATTCCCACAGCGAGAAGTTCGAATACTTGGAGACAATTAG
- a CDS encoding Beta-phenylalanine transaminase encodes MPKEPSIVSMEDLIARYVDGNPLSQEMAGRAKRSLPGGNTRTGVHIDPFPIYIERGEGPYLIDIDGHRLIDFVNNNTALILGHAHPTVVESLQKQIGRGTAFSRPTPLEVEMAELLKERVPSLERIRFCSSGSEAVLNALRASRAFTNRRKIAKFEGAYHGVDAHAMISYVPQLGPDLGSSEHPHSVPSSAGLPPNTAEEVIVLPFNDIEACTKIIEDHAHELAAVIVDPISTGAGLALPEDGFLTHLREITERNGILLVFDEIISFRTAPGGAQELFGVRPDLTTLGKTVAGGTAGSVMGGRADIMELYNPTSGKPKIPHSGTYNAWPIAMVAGLTTLRLLTPQVYETLGASAQRIGIELNAAFEETGIAARVVVAGSLFRIHFSSSIPRNYREAAVGNKLMHKWLFFWLLNHGINWSEHGNISLAMPDTYVDLFISTVKESLPHFREIQ; translated from the coding sequence ATGCCAAAAGAACCATCAATAGTATCCATGGAGGACCTGATTGCCAGATATGTGGATGGAAACCCGCTTTCGCAGGAAATGGCTGGACGGGCCAAAAGGTCGTTGCCAGGCGGGAACACCCGGACTGGCGTCCACATCGATCCCTTTCCAATTTACATTGAGCGCGGCGAGGGCCCATATCTAATCGACATTGACGGGCATCGCCTGATTGACTTTGTCAACAACAACACTGCACTGATTTTGGGGCATGCTCATCCCACAGTAGTTGAGTCATTACAGAAGCAGATAGGTAGAGGAACCGCTTTTTCTCGTCCAACACCCCTTGAGGTGGAAATGGCAGAATTGTTAAAAGAACGAGTGCCCTCCTTAGAGCGCATCCGCTTCTGTAGTTCTGGATCCGAAGCAGTATTAAATGCACTCCGCGCCTCCCGGGCCTTCACCAACAGGAGAAAAATAGCCAAGTTTGAAGGAGCCTACCATGGTGTTGATGCACATGCTATGATCAGCTACGTGCCACAACTGGGGCCTGATTTGGGATCGTCAGAACATCCCCATTCGGTGCCTTCTTCCGCAGGGCTGCCTCCCAACACCGCGGAAGAAGTGATAGTGTTGCCATTTAACGATATTGAAGCCTGCACCAAGATTATTGAGGATCACGCACATGAACTAGCTGCCGTAATTGTAGACCCCATTTCCACTGGTGCAGGTTTGGCCCTCCCCGAGGATGGGTTTCTCACCCACTTAAGGGAGATCACTGAGCGAAATGGGATACTGTTGGTTTTTGATGAAATTATCAGCTTCAGGACGGCACCCGGTGGAGCACAGGAGCTTTTTGGAGTAAGACCCGATCTCACCACACTCGGCAAGACGGTAGCTGGAGGAACAGCCGGTAGTGTTATGGGAGGGCGCGCTGACATTATGGAGCTTTATAATCCCACTTCAGGAAAGCCAAAAATCCCCCATTCTGGGACCTACAATGCATGGCCCATCGCAATGGTAGCCGGTCTGACTACACTGCGACTCCTCACACCACAAGTTTATGAGACCTTAGGAGCATCGGCTCAGCGGATTGGAATAGAGCTAAATGCCGCATTTGAGGAAACGGGAATCGCGGCCAGGGTTGTGGTAGCAGGTTCCTTGTTCAGGATACATTTTTCATCCTCTATTCCCCGTAACTACCGAGAAGCTGCGGTGGGGAACAAGCTTATGCATAAATGGCTCTTTTTCTGGCTCCTCAATCACGGGATAAACTGGTCAGAACATGGGAATATATCCCTGGCAATGCCGGATACTTATGTCGATCTGTTCATCTCCACCGTTAAGGAAAGCTTACCACATTTTCGGGAGATCCAGTGA
- a CDS encoding putative aminotransferase, translating into MKLDDRQKYLLKRTYVDYQATEDFLKNPIVVSRAEGLYYWDTEGRRYFDGIGGIFAVSLGHGHPRVVEAIKQQLDRMTFSPPMHGTSDISLDFVERVGKVSPGALNYVKPFSGGSESIEAAIKFARQYFKQSGRSSKYKFISRYQAYHGGTFGAMGASGTGKRKSSFEPHMPGFIKVHPPIYLRDRFSSWEECNRFSARLFEDAIVNEDPDTVAGIIVEPIGNTGGIVTPTDEYFQILRETCDRYDVLLIFDEIITGWGRSGAMFAAETFGTVPDIICSGKALTNGTVPMGAMMAREDMAEAFKGDPEAGLNFSHGHTFSGNALGCAAGISVIDEIVDQGLKDQARERGDYLAMKLGKLKKFGVIREIRGKGLILGVELVRDIQSMNPFPELGIALKQTALENGLILRVDPSWFALAPALVITEGEIDEMCELLEQSLEDALKRVGAASLSR; encoded by the coding sequence ATGAAGCTCGACGACCGACAGAAATATCTTCTTAAGCGCACCTATGTTGACTACCAGGCAACAGAGGATTTTTTAAAGAACCCAATCGTAGTATCGAGGGCTGAAGGCCTATATTACTGGGACACGGAAGGGAGGCGCTACTTTGATGGGATCGGAGGGATCTTTGCGGTAAGCTTAGGGCACGGGCATCCTCGAGTAGTAGAAGCGATCAAGCAACAGCTCGATCGCATGACCTTTTCGCCTCCGATGCACGGGACTTCTGATATCTCGCTGGATTTTGTCGAACGGGTCGGAAAAGTATCGCCCGGAGCTTTGAATTATGTGAAACCGTTCAGCGGCGGCTCAGAGTCGATCGAGGCCGCGATTAAATTCGCTCGACAGTATTTCAAACAAAGCGGCAGGTCCTCAAAGTACAAGTTTATTAGCCGCTACCAGGCATATCATGGTGGCACTTTCGGAGCAATGGGAGCGAGTGGGACGGGCAAACGTAAGTCGTCTTTTGAACCCCATATGCCTGGGTTTATCAAGGTTCATCCACCGATCTATCTCCGAGACCGCTTTTCGTCTTGGGAGGAGTGTAACCGCTTTAGCGCCAGATTATTCGAGGATGCGATTGTTAACGAGGATCCTGATACAGTAGCTGGTATTATTGTCGAACCGATCGGCAACACCGGGGGAATTGTAACGCCGACAGATGAGTATTTTCAGATCCTCCGAGAGACTTGTGATCGGTATGATGTACTTCTGATCTTCGACGAGATTATTACAGGTTGGGGACGGAGCGGAGCCATGTTTGCAGCTGAGACCTTTGGAACGGTACCCGATATCATTTGCAGTGGCAAGGCGCTTACAAACGGCACAGTGCCAATGGGAGCTATGATGGCGCGCGAAGACATGGCCGAAGCTTTTAAAGGTGACCCAGAAGCAGGATTGAATTTTTCCCATGGGCATACTTTTTCCGGCAATGCACTTGGGTGTGCTGCTGGGATTTCAGTGATCGACGAGATCGTCGATCAGGGACTGAAGGACCAAGCTCGAGAAAGGGGCGACTATCTCGCGATGAAATTAGGAAAACTGAAAAAATTTGGAGTGATTCGCGAGATCCGAGGGAAGGGTCTTATTCTGGGTGTTGAATTGGTTAGAGATATACAGAGTATGAATCCATTCCCTGAGCTTGGGATAGCTCTTAAACAGACTGCACTGGAAAATGGATTGATCCTTCGTGTCGATCCATCATGGTTCGCATTGGCTCCGGCGCTCGTGATTACTGAAGGAGAGATCGATGAGATGTGCGAACTTTTGGAGCAGAGTCTTGAGGATGCTTTGAAGCGGGTGGGGGCTGCTTCACTGTCGCGATAG